The Novosphingobium sp. P6W DNA window GAAGCAATTGAAGCCATCCTCTACGGGGAGAGCCGGCTGTCGTTCAAGGTTGCGCTGCTCAAGCCGCTTTCCTCCGCCATCTCCATCGGCAGCGGCGGGCCGTTCGGGGCCGAAGGCCCGATCATCATGACTGGCGGCGCGATCGGCTCGCTTTTCGCGCAGGCGTTCCACTTGAGCGCGGCAGAGCGCAAGAGCCTCCTGGTGGCCGGCGCGGCAGCGGGCATGACGGCGATTTTCGGCACGCCTATTGCCGCCATCCTCCTCGCCATCGAGGTCCTGCTTTTCGAATGGAAACCGCGCAGCTTTGTGCCGGTCGTCGTAGGCGTGGTGACTGCCTGGCTCTGGCGCCCTCTGCTCATCGACACCGGGCCGCTGTTTCCGGCGCACCATGCCCTGGCGCTGGATCCCAGGGTTCTTGGCATCGCCCTTATTGTCGGTATCCTGACCGGTACCCAGGCAGCCCTGCTCTCCAGCGTCCTGTATAAAGTCGAGGATCAGTTTGCTCGGCTGCCACTTCATTGGATGTGGTGGCCGGCAGTTGGCGGCCTGGCCGTCGGCCTTGGCGGCCTTATCGACGCGCATGTGCTCGGCGCCGGCTACGACAGCATCCAGGGCCTCCTCAGCGGTTCACTGGCGCTGCGAGCGGCGATTGCACTGCTGGCGGTCAAGGCGGCGGTGTGGTTGATTGCGCTGGGTTCGGGCACGTCGGGAGGCGTCCTGGCGCCGTTGCTGCTACTGGGCGGCGCGCTCGGATATCTCCTGGGCGAAGTTCTGCCGGGCGGTAGCGCTCTGTGGGCATTGGCGGGCATGGCAGGCATTCTCAGCGGAGCCATGCGTGCGCCGCTGATGGCTGCCCTGTTCGCTGTTGAACTGACTGGGGATTTCGTGATGCTTCCCCTCA harbors:
- a CDS encoding chloride channel protein, which encodes MTIPAFLQRARPLADHSADTRMLLLAAAALIIGTGGALGAWVLLKSIAVATNLFWFGRLSASPAAITDNALGLWLVAVPIVGSLIVGLMARFGSDKIRGHGIPEAIEAILYGESRLSFKVALLKPLSSAISIGSGGPFGAEGPIIMTGGAIGSLFAQAFHLSAAERKSLLVAGAAAGMTAIFGTPIAAILLAIEVLLFEWKPRSFVPVVVGVVTAWLWRPLLIDTGPLFPAHHALALDPRVLGIALIVGILTGTQAALLSSVLYKVEDQFARLPLHWMWWPAVGGLAVGLGGLIDAHVLGAGYDSIQGLLSGSLALRAAIALLAVKAAVWLIALGSGTSGGVLAPLLLLGGALGYLLGEVLPGGSALWALAGMAGILSGAMRAPLMAALFAVELTGDFVMLPLTLAASVGAYAVSVLVMPRSILTEKIARRGRHILQEYTVDPFEFLQASQVMSAEPETLPETMTIAEAIAFFGSEARHRSYPVVDGNGLLQGLVSRSDVLGWRLGAFEDNISLAEVLGDVSQPHANPRDPVARVADLMVETGVGRIPVVEPASGKVVGILTRHDLLKIRHVHRGSEVTRSRGTPTHQQDR